The sequence ACAATGGTGGCGTCAGACGGATAGTCCTTGCTGCCCGCCGCCTCGCGCGCCGCCGAACTGCCCACCACGATCACCCAGTCGCCGGGGCGGCAGCCCACCGCATCCACCGCCACCGAGCGAGCGCCGCCTTTTTCCTTGACCACGCGCAGCGAGCGGTGGCCGAGGCCGGCGATGCGGTTGGTGGAGACCAGCGTCGTTTCCACTTGGCAGATTTTCATGCGTTACCCTCATGTTCGGCGACGAATTCGATAGCGCCGGTGTCTTTATCCTGCAAATTTGTAAACACGCTCAACAAACGGGCTTGAGCCAGCTCCGCATAGCGCTGACGGATGGCGTCACCCAGACGCAGTGCGCGGCATCTCGCGCGCTCACGCGCATTGGGCACCGCCCGGTTGTAACTCACCTGCAGGATGACGGGCGTCGGCAGGCCGTGTACGGCGTTGAGCTTTTTAAAAATTTTCACGCCCACGTCCAGATCCGCCGCGCCTTCCTCCAATGTGTCCATATGCGCGTAGTAGGCAAGATTGCGCAGTTGTACGTCGGAGTAGCCGTTGCCCACGCTGATGAAGCGCTCCTGATGACCGATGTCCGGGTAGCGTCCCTGATAATATTTATCCACATAATCCTGCTGCTTGAGGTTGTTCTCCAGCAGCCGGGCGATAAAGCGCAGCATCCCATCCGCCGGCCGCCCCTCCGCCCTGCCCCAGCCCTGCGCGGCGAGCGCCTGCTCGACGGCCGCCCGCACCGCGGCGCGCGGCGCGGCGCCTTGCATGACTTGCTGGTACACCGCCTTGTTGTCCACGTAGCGATACACGCTCATCCCGTCATTGCCATCCGGCACGTGCACCTTGATGGCGTCGTTGTCGGTGTCCACACCGATAAGCAACGTGGCCACCGAGGCGCCACAGCAATAACTGTTCTCTATCGCCTGGCGAAACTCGGTAAGCCGGTCCAGAGCCCCCTGCGCCGCCGCACGCGCATCGCTGCCGTGCGCCGCGCAGCCCTGGTGACTGTCCGTGCCGCTCCAGTGGTACACGGCTATCTTCAGGTACTGCGTAGCGGCATCGGGCAGGCTCGGCACACCCTCGCGGTGGCGGCGCAACTCGGTATCCGCCCAGCGCCGCACGCTTTCTTCAATATCAAACAGCGCGCCCGCATAAGCCTCGCGGTGTACGGCGCGCGCCGGTAACCGCAGGATATATTTCACCAGGCCCTTCAGGCGTCCATCCGCGCACGGCGAGATATCCACGCTGTGAAAACCGCCTTCCAGGAAGAAGCGTTGTGCCTCCTCCGCACTGTCCTGCGCCTGCTCTTGCGCCTCGCGCTCGCGCAGGCGCAGGTAGGTCTGGCACACCGCATGCGCATACAGATCGCGCATGTCCAGGGTCTCCACCCAGGCGTTTTGCAATAGCGCATCGGGCAAGGGAAAGCCCAGTTGTTGCTGCGCGATCTCTTGGGCGCGCGGCACAAAGTCGTGTTCGTGCTGCAAGGCCGCGATTTCCTTCAAGGCGGGTACGATGCCGTCAAACGCCACACGCACAGCGTGTTCATCGTCCCACAGGCGCTGATTGGCCTGGCAGTCCGGGAAACGCGGCGGCGCGAGCCCTGCCGCCCAATCGGTCGCTCCCGGCGTCCTGCCTCCCGCGACACTAAGCCCTCCCTGGCTGGCGCCGGGGTGCGTGGTTTCAGCGCGTAGCGTGGCCGACACAAGCGGCGCGTCCGCTTCTACCCGGCGCGCTGCAGGCTCACGCCACTGCTGCGCGCGCGTTAATCCATAGCGGTTGCGCGCCTCCCGAAGAGAGCCTCGCTGCGCGTGACTGCGTGTGATGGTGGCGACCATGTCTTTAGTGCATTCCTGTAATTTTCTCTACACGCTACCCGCGTGCGCCGCCCGATACCGTGATAAGCGAACCGCTCATGGCGCTACCGCTGCTGCCGGTAACCTTGCTGGGTGGCGCTTCCGGATGCTCTACCTCACGGAAGCGACGCGCATTGGCCTGCACCCCACGCGGCTGGCCGCGCTGGGTGAGATTACGCGCGGTGGAGGAAGTACCCTCGGTGCCCGTGACGCGCTCGTTACGCGCCCAGTCGTCGCCGGTGATGCGGCGCGCCTCGGTGCCTTCGCCGGTAACGCGCGACTTCGTTTCGGTCGCTCCCGGCATCCCGTCTCCCGCGACACTGGCGCGTCCTGGTGCGTCGGTTTTTTGCACCTGCGCGGCGCCGTGAGCAGGTTGGCGGAACTCCGCGGTGCCGGTCACCATGCCCGCTGATTTGGCCAATGGCCCGGTAATACTCGTCGCGCCGTCATAGACCGTGCCGGTCACCCTGTGCATGGCCACCGCGTGCGCGACACGCACGGGAGGGGTGACGCTGAATGCGCCTTTAGCCTTGGCGCTCTGCGCCACCGGTTGCGCACCGTCCGTGACGGTCGCTCCCGGCGTCCTGCCTCCCGCGACACTAAGCCCTCCCTGGCTGGCGCAGGCCTGGCTATACTGATCGTCGCCCATATACGGCGTGCCGGTGACGCTCAAGCACGCGCCGCGCTCGTCGCCGGTCATCTTGCCCTTGACGCCGGGCTGGATGCCGGTCATGGCGTGGCCCGCCGGCTTGCGCTCGGCCACCACGCGCGCCGCGCTGGTCTGCACGTCACGCGTGTCGGTCGCTCCCGGCGTCCTGCCTCCCGCGACACTAGCGCGTCCCTGCGCGTCGGTCGCTACCGGCGTCCTGCCTCCCGCGACACTAGCGCGTCCCTGCGCGTCGCAAAATTCCTCATAGCGGTCAGGTCCCACGTAGGGCGTGCCGGTGACGCCCTTGCAGGCGCCGTATTCGTCGCCGGTCACTTTCTCTGAGCGTCCCACCTGGGTGCCGCTCACCGGCTGATCCTGCCAGGTGCGCGCCACGCCGACCTTGGCGGGTGATGCTGCGGGCTCCGTGCCGCAAAGTTGTTTTTGCAACTCCGCGCCGATGTACTCGGTGCCGGTAATTCCATGGCATGCGCCATACTCGTCACCGGTAATTTTCGCGGACCCGCCCACCAGCGTGCCGGTGACCGTGCGCCCATGCGTGGTGCGCGATACATT comes from Gammaproteobacteria bacterium and encodes:
- a CDS encoding carboxysome peptide A, which codes for MKICQVETTLVSTNRIAGLGHRSLRVVKEKGGARSVAVDAVGCRPGDWVIVVGSSAAREAAGSKDYPSDATIVGIIDYWGEDGNPPSHE
- a CDS encoding carboxysome shell carbonic anhydrase, producing MVATITRSHAQRGSLREARNRYGLTRAQQWREPAARRVEADAPLVSATLRAETTHPGASQGGLSVAGGRTPGATDWAAGLAPPRFPDCQANQRLWDDEHAVRVAFDGIVPALKEIAALQHEHDFVPRAQEIAQQQLGFPLPDALLQNAWVETLDMRDLYAHAVCQTYLRLREREAQEQAQDSAEEAQRFFLEGGFHSVDISPCADGRLKGLVKYILRLPARAVHREAYAGALFDIEESVRRWADTELRRHREGVPSLPDAATQYLKIAVYHWSGTDSHQGCAAHGSDARAAAQGALDRLTEFRQAIENSYCCGASVATLLIGVDTDNDAIKVHVPDGNDGMSVYRYVDNKAVYQQVMQGAAPRAAVRAAVEQALAAQGWGRAEGRPADGMLRFIARLLENNLKQQDYVDKYYQGRYPDIGHQERFISVGNGYSDVQLRNLAYYAHMDTLEEGAADLDVGVKIFKKLNAVHGLPTPVILQVSYNRAVPNARERARCRALRLGDAIRQRYAELAQARLLSVFTNLQDKDTGAIEFVAEHEGNA